A stretch of Panthera tigris isolate Pti1 chromosome E2, P.tigris_Pti1_mat1.1, whole genome shotgun sequence DNA encodes these proteins:
- the LOC102961034 gene encoding metallothionein-2: protein MDPNCSCSAGGSCTCAGSCTCKECRCTSCKKSCCSCCPVGCAKCAQGCICKGASDKCSCCA from the exons ATGGACCCCAACTGCTCCTGCTCCGCCG GTGGCTCCTGCACGTGCGCCGGCTCCTGCACGTGCAAAGAGTGCAGATGCACCTCCTGCAAGAAGA GCTGCTGCTCCTGCTGCCCTGTGGGCTGTGCCAAGTGTGCCCAGGGCTGCATCTGCAAAGGGGCATCGGACAAGTGCAGCTGCTGCGCCTGA
- the LOC102960748 gene encoding metallothionein-1 translates to MDPDCSCATGGSCSCAGSCKCKACRCTSCKKSCCSCCPVGCAKCAQGCICKGASDKCSCCA, encoded by the exons ATGGATCCCGACTGCTCCTGCGCCACCG GTGGCTCCTGCTCGTGCGCCGGCTCCTGCAAATGCAAAGCCTGCAGATGCACCTCCTGCAAGAAGA GCTGCTGCTCCTGCTGCCCCGTGGGCTGTGCCAAGTGTGCCCAGGGCTGCATCTGCAAAGGGGCATCGGACAAGTGCAGCTGCTGCGCCTAA
- the LOC102960280 gene encoding metallothionein-2: MDPNCSCSAGGSCTCAGSCTCKECRCTSCKKSCCSCCPVGCAKCAQGCICKGASDKCSCCA; the protein is encoded by the exons ATGGACCCCAACTGCTCCTGCTCCGCCG GTGGCTCCTGCACGTGCGCCGGCTCCTGCACGTGCAAAGAGTGCAGATGCACCTCCTGCAAGAAGA GCTGCTGCTCCTGCTGCCCCGTGGGCTGTGCCAAGTGTGCCCAGGGCTGCATCTGCAAAGGGGCATCGGACAAGTGCAGCTGCTGCGCCTGA